The Thermus caldifontis genome includes a region encoding these proteins:
- a CDS encoding MBL fold metallo-hydrolase yields the protein MSGPETLPFAANLYRLPAEGGYFLVDAGLPWEAGRLLRLLQEPPRLLFLTHHHLDHAGGARALWERFGLPILAHPREWPYLLKEKPRPPLPIPFLGSWLANLAPPLPREALRPVEEGEEILGWRVVELPGHTLGQVGLFRDGLLLAGDALRGHGLPPRFINEDHALAKRTVRKILDLGAETVYLGHGGPLSRKQVEAFALKLGA from the coding sequence ATGAGCGGGCCTGAGACCTTGCCCTTTGCCGCCAACCTCTATCGCCTTCCCGCAGAAGGGGGGTATTTCCTGGTGGATGCCGGGCTCCCTTGGGAGGCGGGAAGGCTTCTTAGACTTCTCCAGGAACCCCCTAGGCTCCTTTTCCTCACCCATCACCACCTGGACCATGCGGGCGGCGCCCGGGCCCTTTGGGAAAGGTTTGGCCTGCCCATCCTGGCCCATCCCCGGGAGTGGCCGTACCTCCTTAAGGAAAAGCCCAGGCCCCCCTTGCCCATCCCCTTCTTGGGCTCCTGGCTGGCCAACCTGGCCCCACCCCTTCCCCGGGAAGCCTTAAGGCCGGTGGAGGAAGGGGAGGAGATCCTGGGGTGGAGGGTGGTGGAGCTTCCCGGCCACACCCTAGGGCAGGTGGGGCTTTTCCGGGATGGCCTCCTCCTCGCCGGAGACGCCTTAAGGGGACACGGCCTTCCCCCCCGGTTCATCAACGAGGATCACGCCTTGGCCAAAAGGACCGTGCGCAAAATCCTGGACCTGGGGGCAGAAACCGTCTACCTGGGGCATGGGGGACCCCTATCCCGCAAGCAGGTGGAGGCTTTTGCCCTTAAACTGGGGGCATGA
- a CDS encoding TIGR04053 family radical SAM/SPASM domain-containing protein: protein MKPDLHRFPLLVAWEMTRACLLACLHCRASAVPDPLPGELTTEEGLRLLQELATYTPRPILLPTGGDPLARPDLFLLLEEARRLGLKVGITPAVTPRLTREVVARFKELSVHQMAISLDGATPESHDGFRGVPGTFARALKALEWAREVGLMTQVNTTVTRRTKGELTGIAEILAAKGVATWEVFFLVPVGRGALLEQLSPEEYEEVMHLLYDLSRRYPFKVRTTEGPMFRRVALERRRKEGGEDGALVGEGRGVHLSDGFGFVFVSSTGEVYPSGFLPLSAGNVREKPLLEIYRHSPLFLELRNKALLKGKCGVCEYREVCGGSRARAWAETGDHLAADPRCAHLPKGLGQMPLA from the coding sequence ATGAAACCCGATCTGCACCGCTTCCCCCTCCTGGTGGCCTGGGAGATGACCCGGGCCTGCCTTCTCGCCTGCTTGCACTGCCGGGCCTCAGCGGTGCCCGACCCCTTGCCCGGGGAGCTCACCACCGAGGAGGGGCTAAGGCTTTTGCAGGAGCTTGCCACCTACACCCCGAGGCCCATCCTCCTGCCCACGGGGGGTGACCCTCTGGCCCGGCCCGACCTGTTTCTCCTCCTGGAGGAGGCCAGGCGCCTGGGCCTCAAGGTGGGCATCACCCCCGCCGTCACCCCCCGGCTCACCCGGGAGGTGGTGGCCCGCTTCAAGGAGCTTTCCGTCCACCAGATGGCCATCTCCCTGGACGGGGCCACACCGGAAAGCCACGATGGCTTCCGGGGCGTTCCCGGCACCTTTGCCCGGGCCCTTAAGGCCCTGGAATGGGCCCGGGAGGTGGGCCTCATGACCCAGGTGAACACCACCGTGACCCGGAGGACCAAGGGGGAACTCACCGGCATCGCCGAGATCCTGGCGGCAAAGGGGGTGGCTACCTGGGAGGTCTTCTTCCTGGTACCCGTGGGCCGGGGAGCGCTTCTAGAGCAACTTTCCCCCGAGGAATACGAGGAGGTGATGCACCTTCTTTACGACCTTTCCCGCCGCTACCCCTTCAAGGTGCGCACCACGGAAGGCCCCATGTTCCGCCGGGTGGCCCTGGAGCGCCGCAGGAAAGAGGGCGGTGAGGACGGGGCCTTGGTGGGGGAGGGCCGGGGGGTGCACCTCTCCGACGGCTTTGGTTTCGTTTTCGTTTCCTCCACGGGGGAGGTCTACCCCTCCGGTTTCCTGCCCCTTTCCGCTGGCAATGTGCGGGAGAAGCCCCTTCTGGAGATCTACCGGCATAGCCCCCTCTTCCTGGAGCTTCGCAACAAAGCCCTCCTTAAGGGCAAGTGCGGGGTCTGCGAGTACCGGGAGGTTTGCGGGGGAAGCCGGGCCCGGGCCTGGGCGGAAACCGGGGACCACCTGGCCGCTGACCCCCGGTGCGCCCACCTCCCCAAAGGCCTAGGACAAATGCCCCTGGCCTAA
- a CDS encoding c-type cytochrome yields the protein MRRGLILLAFLGSLALAQSPGAKLYSANCQSCHQANGQGVPGAFPPLTHLDKVVQAKGGREYLIRVVLYGLQGSLTVEGKTYNGVMPPFRQLKDQEVADLLNHILTTFAKSKAKPISTQEVKAQRAKARSPQEVLKSRPPVK from the coding sequence ATGAGGCGCGGGCTTATTCTGTTGGCATTTTTGGGTTCCCTAGCCCTGGCGCAAAGCCCTGGGGCCAAGCTCTATTCCGCCAACTGCCAAAGCTGCCACCAGGCTAATGGGCAGGGGGTTCCCGGAGCCTTCCCTCCCCTCACCCATCTGGACAAGGTGGTCCAGGCTAAGGGGGGCCGGGAATACCTGATCCGGGTGGTCCTCTACGGCCTTCAAGGAAGCCTGACGGTGGAGGGAAAGACCTATAACGGGGTCATGCCTCCCTTCCGCCAGCTCAAGGACCAGGAGGTGGCCGATCTCCTGAACCACATCCTCACCACCTTCGCCAAGTCCAAGGCCAAGCCCATAAGCACCCAGGAGGTGAAGGCGCAAAGGGCCAAGGCCAGGTCCCCCCAGGAGGTCCTCAAGTCCCGTCCCCCGGTCAAGTAG
- a CDS encoding NifB/NifX family molybdenum-iron cluster-binding protein, which yields MRIAVALAKNDDGRVYPGPFGHAPRFAIYEVGEGGGVSLLEVRENPYAAMEGGGKHELMRELLKDVDLRVGARFGHGGSTGAFPMADRLEVGPVSVAEALEKVRAR from the coding sequence ATGCGCATCGCCGTCGCCTTGGCCAAAAACGATGATGGGAGGGTTTATCCGGGTCCTTTTGGGCACGCGCCCCGCTTTGCCATCTATGAGGTGGGGGAGGGGGGAGGGGTGAGCCTCCTCGAGGTCCGGGAAAACCCCTACGCCGCCATGGAGGGCGGGGGGAAGCACGAGCTCATGCGGGAGCTTCTCAAGGATGTGGACCTGCGGGTGGGGGCCCGCTTCGGCCACGGGGGTTCCACGGGGGCTTTCCCCATGGCGGATCGGCTGGAGGTGGGGCCTGTGAGCGTGGCCGAGGCCCTGGAAAAGGTCAGGGCCCGCTAA
- the moaC gene encoding cyclic pyranopterin monophosphate synthase MoaC produces MDLTHFKDGKPHMVDVTAKAATFRTATAEAYVGLTEEALAALEGGGVGKGDPLMVAQLAGIMGAKKTSELIPLCHPLPLTGVEVRVELEKEAKRVRIEATVRTKAETGVEMEALTACAVAALTVYDMLKAASKGLVISRVQLLHKAGGKSGEWRRSEAP; encoded by the coding sequence ATGGACCTGACCCACTTCAAGGACGGGAAGCCCCACATGGTGGACGTGACGGCGAAAGCGGCCACCTTCCGCACCGCCACCGCCGAGGCCTATGTGGGGCTCACGGAAGAAGCCCTGGCCGCCTTGGAAGGGGGTGGGGTGGGGAAGGGGGACCCCCTGATGGTGGCCCAGCTGGCGGGCATCATGGGGGCCAAGAAAACCTCGGAGCTCATCCCCCTCTGCCACCCCTTGCCCCTCACCGGGGTGGAGGTGCGGGTGGAGCTGGAAAAGGAGGCCAAAAGGGTGCGCATCGAGGCCACGGTGCGCACCAAGGCGGAAACCGGGGTGGAGATGGAGGCCCTGACCGCCTGCGCCGTGGCGGCCCTCACGGTTTACGACATGCTGAAGGCGGCCTCCAAGGGGCTTGTCATCTCCCGGGTGCAGCTTCTGCACAAGGCGGGGGGGAAGAGCGGGGAGTGGCGGCGGTCCGAAGCCCCCTAA
- a CDS encoding TRAP transporter large permease → MNLESLMPPLMFLALVVFLLSGYPVAFSLGAVGIVFGFLGIALDIFPAPLLKAMPDRIFGIMSNQLLLAIPFFTFMGIILEKSGLAEDLLDTMGKLFGPLRGGLALSVVFVGAILAATTGVVAASVMAMGLISLPIMLKYGYNPRLASGVILGSATLAQIIPPSVVLIVLSDQLGVSVGDMYKAALIPAGLTVGLYFLYVIYVALFRPTWAPALPLEARPDAGKEAQAAFALLSYLLVGVGAYAVGRFLPAWAEWLEVLLALGVWTLVLLPWIRKNPLLKRALLSMVPPLVLIFLVLGTVLIGLATPTEAGAMGVVGALILAALNRRLSFKVLYGAMEGTAKLTAFVIFILIGSTLFSLVFRGVDGDLWVEGFLTGLPGGEVGFILFVMVLVFFLGFFIDFFEIAFIALPLLAIGAEALNIDKLWFGLLVGVNLQTSFLTPPFGFALFYLRNVAPKEVRTEDIYLGGIPFIGLQLLVLLFVYFLREPILRFVSGMGFGG, encoded by the coding sequence ATGAACCTGGAAAGCCTCATGCCTCCCCTGATGTTTTTGGCCCTGGTGGTGTTCTTGCTCTCCGGCTACCCTGTGGCCTTCTCCTTGGGGGCGGTGGGCATCGTCTTTGGCTTTTTGGGCATAGCCTTGGACATCTTCCCCGCACCCCTTCTTAAGGCCATGCCCGACCGCATCTTCGGCATCATGTCCAACCAGCTCCTCTTGGCCATCCCCTTTTTCACCTTCATGGGGATCATCCTGGAGAAAAGCGGCCTGGCCGAGGATCTCCTGGACACCATGGGGAAGCTCTTCGGGCCATTAAGGGGGGGGCTGGCCCTGAGCGTGGTCTTCGTGGGGGCCATCCTGGCGGCCACCACGGGCGTGGTGGCCGCCAGCGTGATGGCCATGGGCCTTATTTCCTTGCCCATCATGCTGAAGTATGGCTATAACCCCCGCCTGGCCAGCGGGGTGATCCTGGGCTCGGCCACCCTGGCCCAGATCATCCCCCCTAGCGTGGTCCTCATCGTGCTTTCGGACCAGCTTGGGGTTTCCGTGGGGGATATGTACAAGGCGGCCCTGATTCCCGCTGGGCTCACCGTGGGCCTTTACTTTCTCTACGTGATCTATGTGGCCCTTTTCCGTCCCACGTGGGCCCCTGCCCTTCCCCTCGAGGCCCGGCCCGATGCCGGCAAGGAGGCCCAGGCGGCCTTCGCCTTGCTTTCCTATCTCCTCGTGGGGGTGGGGGCCTATGCCGTGGGGCGCTTTTTGCCTGCCTGGGCGGAGTGGCTGGAGGTGCTATTGGCCTTAGGGGTTTGGACCCTGGTGCTCCTTCCCTGGATCCGGAAAAACCCCCTTCTCAAAAGGGCCCTCCTTTCCATGGTGCCTCCCTTGGTCCTGATCTTCTTGGTGCTGGGCACCGTGCTCATCGGCCTGGCCACCCCCACGGAGGCCGGGGCCATGGGGGTGGTGGGGGCCTTGATCCTGGCGGCTTTGAACAGGAGGCTTTCCTTTAAGGTCCTCTACGGGGCCATGGAGGGCACGGCCAAGCTCACCGCCTTCGTCATCTTCATCCTCATCGGCTCCACCCTCTTCAGCCTGGTCTTCCGCGGGGTGGATGGGGACCTTTGGGTGGAGGGCTTCCTCACGGGCTTGCCGGGTGGGGAGGTGGGCTTCATCCTCTTCGTGATGGTTCTCGTCTTCTTCCTGGGCTTCTTCATAGACTTCTTTGAGATCGCCTTCATCGCCTTGCCCCTTTTGGCCATCGGGGCCGAGGCCTTGAACATTGACAAGCTCTGGTTCGGCCTTTTGGTGGGGGTGAACCTGCAGACCTCCTTCCTCACCCCGCCCTTTGGCTTCGCCCTTTTCTACCTGCGGAACGTGGCCCCCAAGGAGGTGAGGACGGAGGACATCTACCTGGGGGGGATTCCCTTCATCGGGCTACAGCTTCTGGTCCTCCTCTTCGTCTACTTCCTGCGGGAGCCCATCCTGCGCTTTGTGAGCGGTATGGGTTTTGGGGGCTAG
- a CDS encoding TRAP transporter small permease subunit translates to MRFLLGLSRAIDTLTEAVGRVTVWLVLLVALVSAGNAIMRYGFNYSSNAYLEAQWYMFSLIFLLGGAYALKHNAHVRIDLVFGRFSKRTQAWIDVVGTVLFLLPMAVGVIYLSWPWAINSFLGKEMSPDVGGLPRWPIKLALPLGFALLALQGISELIKRIAYLTGHWQPVEEEPEVLE, encoded by the coding sequence ATGCGCTTTCTTCTGGGTCTTTCTAGAGCCATAGATACGCTTACCGAGGCGGTGGGAAGGGTAACCGTGTGGTTGGTGCTTTTGGTGGCCTTGGTGTCCGCCGGCAACGCCATCATGCGCTATGGGTTCAACTACAGTTCCAACGCCTACCTCGAGGCCCAGTGGTACATGTTCAGCCTCATCTTCCTCCTGGGCGGGGCCTACGCCTTGAAGCATAACGCCCACGTGCGCATTGACCTTGTCTTTGGTCGCTTCTCCAAGCGCACCCAGGCTTGGATTGACGTGGTGGGGACGGTGCTCTTCCTTCTGCCCATGGCGGTAGGGGTCATCTACCTCTCCTGGCCCTGGGCCATCAACTCTTTTCTAGGCAAGGAGATGTCCCCCGATGTGGGCGGGCTCCCCCGCTGGCCCATTAAGCTGGCCCTGCCCTTGGGGTTTGCCCTGTTGGCCCTTCAGGGCATTTCTGAGCTCATCAAGCGCATCGCCTACCTCACAGGGCATTGGCAACCCGTGGAAGAGGAGCCGGAGGTGCTGGAATGA
- a CDS encoding MFS transporter, with protein MRHGPGWFLSLSAYWFSTSFKWFLVLLVILPAKVAELSPPEEKASRLGFLFALGAVMAILGPPVMGYLSDRLGRRKPFLLSGSLLTALALLLLVHAPSYLWLLLAYLLLQVADDLATGPYSALIPDLVPRRERGTASGYMGVLQVSGQILGGAVGFLFPLAVQAYLAALLNLAGAGLSMRVIPDQPLKANPRPFWAAMRRPWTDRDFLLVYLTRFLVMLGFYLAQTYLQYFLADVVRVFQALGRVLTEEPFQAVALLGLLISLGAALASVPAGRASDRLGRKPLIYLSGVGLGLLMPFILLFPRYEVMLFLSLFFGLFYGVYLAVDWALVADVLRDPEAHATDMGLWQTSIVVPQVLAGAFGRPLDLLNAHEEGLGYLVLFLLAGAFFLLGAFLVAPIRRAR; from the coding sequence ATGCGCCACGGGCCTGGTTGGTTTCTTTCCCTTTCCGCCTACTGGTTTTCCACCAGTTTCAAGTGGTTCCTGGTCCTTTTGGTGATCCTGCCCGCCAAGGTGGCGGAGCTTTCCCCTCCCGAGGAGAAGGCCTCGAGGCTGGGGTTTCTCTTCGCCCTGGGGGCGGTGATGGCCATCCTGGGCCCCCCCGTCATGGGCTACCTCTCGGACCGCTTGGGGCGGAGGAAGCCCTTCCTCCTTTCGGGAAGCCTTCTCACCGCCTTGGCCCTCCTCCTTTTGGTCCATGCGCCCAGCTACCTCTGGCTTCTCCTGGCCTACCTGCTTTTGCAGGTGGCGGACGACCTGGCCACCGGGCCCTACTCTGCCCTCATCCCCGACCTGGTCCCCCGAAGGGAACGGGGCACCGCCTCGGGGTATATGGGGGTGTTGCAGGTTTCCGGCCAGATCCTAGGGGGTGCGGTGGGCTTCCTTTTCCCCTTGGCCGTTCAGGCGTACCTGGCGGCCCTCCTGAACCTGGCGGGGGCGGGCTTGAGCATGCGGGTCATCCCCGACCAACCCCTAAAGGCCAACCCCAGGCCCTTTTGGGCTGCCATGAGGAGGCCCTGGACGGATAGGGACTTCCTGCTGGTCTACCTTACCCGCTTCCTGGTGATGCTGGGGTTTTACCTGGCCCAGACCTACCTGCAGTACTTTCTGGCCGACGTGGTGCGGGTCTTCCAAGCCTTGGGGCGGGTCCTCACGGAAGAGCCCTTCCAGGCGGTGGCCCTTTTGGGTCTCCTCATCTCCTTGGGGGCTGCTTTGGCCAGCGTCCCCGCAGGCCGGGCCTCGGACCGGCTCGGGCGCAAGCCCCTCATTTACCTTTCGGGGGTTGGCCTGGGCCTTTTGATGCCCTTCATCCTCCTTTTTCCCCGCTATGAGGTCATGCTTTTCCTCTCCCTCTTCTTTGGCCTTTTCTATGGGGTCTACCTGGCGGTGGACTGGGCCTTGGTGGCGGATGTGCTTCGCGACCCCGAGGCCCACGCCACCGACATGGGCCTGTGGCAGACCTCCATCGTGGTGCCCCAGGTGTTGGCGGGGGCTTTCGGGCGGCCGTTGGACCTTCTCAATGCCCACGAGGAGGGCCTGGGGTACCTGGTGCTCTTTTTGCTGGCGGGGGCCTTCTTCCTCTTGGGGGCGTTTTTGGTGGCCCCTATCCGCCGGGCCCGCTAG
- the folP gene encoding dihydropteroate synthase has protein sequence MLWLRDRTLDLSRPRIMGILNLTPDSFSDGGLYLDPERALERAKTLVAEGADLLDLGAESTRPGAEPVPLEEEKRRLLPVLEAVLELGVPVSVDTRKPEVAAEALKLGAHLLNDVTGLRDERMVALCARYGVAAVVMHMPVPDPKAMMAHARYGDVVAEVKAFLKAQAEKALRAGVPQVVLDPGFGFGKLLEHNLALLKHLEEIVALGHPVLVGLSRKRSIGELTGVEEPAKRVFGSVAAHLFAATKGARILRVHDVAAHREALAVWNALRG, from the coding sequence GTGCTTTGGCTTCGCGACCGCACCCTGGACCTTTCCCGCCCCAGGATTATGGGCATCCTCAACCTCACCCCCGATTCCTTTTCCGATGGCGGCCTCTACCTGGACCCGGAAAGGGCCCTGGAAAGGGCCAAGACCCTGGTGGCCGAGGGAGCGGACCTTTTGGACCTGGGGGCCGAGTCCACCCGCCCCGGGGCGGAGCCCGTACCCCTGGAAGAGGAAAAAAGGCGGCTTCTTCCGGTTTTGGAAGCGGTCCTGGAGCTGGGGGTGCCGGTGAGCGTGGACACCCGCAAGCCCGAGGTGGCGGCGGAGGCCCTGAAACTGGGGGCGCACCTCCTCAACGACGTGACGGGCCTTCGGGATGAGCGCATGGTGGCCCTTTGCGCCCGGTATGGGGTGGCCGCGGTGGTCATGCACATGCCCGTGCCCGATCCCAAGGCCATGATGGCCCATGCCCGCTACGGGGACGTGGTGGCCGAGGTGAAGGCCTTCCTAAAAGCCCAGGCGGAAAAGGCCCTAAGGGCCGGGGTGCCCCAGGTGGTCCTGGACCCGGGCTTTGGCTTCGGAAAACTTTTGGAACACAACCTCGCCCTCCTCAAACACCTGGAGGAGATCGTGGCCCTGGGCCATCCTGTTTTGGTGGGGCTTTCCCGCAAGCGGAGCATCGGGGAGCTTACGGGGGTGGAGGAGCCCGCCAAACGGGTCTTTGGCTCCGTGGCCGCCCACCTCTTTGCCGCCACGAAGGGGGCCAGGATCCTTCGCGTCCACGACGTGGCCGCCCACCGGGAGGCCCTTGCGGTGTGGAACGCCCTTAGGGGGTAG
- the folB gene encoding dihydroneopterin aldolase, which produces MGEIALLGLEFYGRHGVRPEEGQLGARFVVDLWLKVPFEGRGDRLEETVDYAAVYALVEEVVRHRRFYLIEALADHLAEELLKAFPRLEGVRVRVHKPHAPIPGVFRDVYAETEKVRS; this is translated from the coding sequence GTGGGGGAGATCGCCCTTTTGGGTCTGGAGTTCTACGGCCGCCACGGGGTGAGGCCCGAGGAAGGCCAGCTGGGAGCCAGGTTCGTGGTGGACCTCTGGCTCAAGGTGCCCTTTGAGGGCAGGGGGGACCGGCTGGAGGAAACCGTGGACTACGCCGCCGTCTACGCCCTGGTGGAGGAGGTGGTGCGCCACCGGCGGTTTTACCTGATCGAGGCCCTGGCGGACCACCTGGCGGAGGAGCTCTTAAAGGCTTTCCCCCGCCTCGAGGGGGTGAGGGTCCGGGTACACAAACCCCACGCCCCTATTCCTGGGGTCTTCCGCGACGTGTACGCGGAAACGGAAAAAGTGCGTTCCTGA
- a CDS encoding LabA-like NYN domain-containing protein, with the protein MERVAIFIDGSNLYKGLVQHLGADYRLNFVEFISLLTAGRRLLRAYYYNAPLPPEDPAAKAHQSFLNYLKRVPYVAVRLGRLERRAEGFVEKGVDIQIAIDILRLAYADAYDVAVLVSGDGDFAEVVRVVQDMGKQVENTTFHALSSHRLAQQADRFYPLDGFPWERLRAQSLPQAPESGE; encoded by the coding sequence ATGGAAAGGGTAGCGATATTTATAGACGGCTCCAACCTGTACAAGGGGTTGGTGCAGCATCTGGGGGCGGATTATCGGCTCAACTTTGTGGAGTTTATAAGCCTTCTCACCGCTGGGCGCAGGCTCCTTCGCGCCTACTACTACAACGCCCCCCTTCCCCCGGAAGACCCCGCCGCCAAGGCCCACCAGAGCTTTCTCAACTACCTGAAGCGGGTGCCCTATGTGGCTGTGCGCCTAGGCCGCCTGGAGAGGCGGGCAGAGGGGTTCGTGGAAAAAGGGGTGGACATCCAGATCGCCATTGACATCCTTCGCCTGGCCTACGCCGACGCCTACGACGTGGCGGTTTTGGTCTCCGGAGATGGGGATTTCGCCGAGGTGGTCAGGGTAGTCCAGGACATGGGCAAGCAGGTGGAAAACACCACCTTCCACGCCCTTTCCTCCCACCGCCTGGCCCAGCAGGCAGACCGCTTTTACCCCTTAGACGGCTTCCCCTGGGAGCGGCTTAGGGCACAAAGCCTTCCCCAGGCCCCAGAAAGCGGCGAGTAA
- the ndk gene encoding nucleoside-diphosphate kinase, which yields MERTFVMVKPDGVRRGLVGEILARFERKGFRIVGLKLLQITQELAERHYAEHRAKPFFPGLVSFITSGPVVAMVLEGPNAVAEVRKMMGATHPKDALPGTIRGDFATTIDENVIHGSAGLEDAKREIDLFFRPEELL from the coding sequence ATGGAGCGGACCTTTGTCATGGTGAAACCCGACGGCGTGCGCAGGGGCTTGGTGGGGGAGATCCTTGCCCGCTTTGAGCGGAAAGGCTTTCGCATCGTGGGGCTTAAGCTTTTGCAGATCACCCAAGAGCTTGCGGAAAGGCATTACGCCGAGCACCGGGCAAAGCCCTTCTTCCCCGGCTTGGTGAGCTTCATCACCTCGGGTCCTGTGGTGGCCATGGTGCTGGAGGGGCCGAACGCGGTGGCCGAGGTGCGGAAGATGATGGGGGCCACCCACCCCAAGGACGCCCTTCCGGGCACCATCCGTGGCGACTTTGCCACCACCATTGACGAGAACGTGATCCACGGTTCCGCAGGCCTGGAGGATGCCAAGAGGGAGATAGACCTTTTCTTCCGGCCCGAGGAACTCCTCTAG
- a CDS encoding PP2C family protein-serine/threonine phosphatase, translating into MSSLAFALETHPGLKRPKNEDAVGHALTPWGGVFVVADGMGGHRTGEVAARLAVEMILENLCNADPSPRALLQALEKANERIYQEAQRPENRGMGTTATCLLLDLPYALIAHVGDSRAYLLRKGELTLLTEDHSWVAERVRQGLLRPEEAKTHRWRNVITNALGSFPQARVDLMGLKLEPGDVFLLCSDGLSGVLEDRTLGEVLKSFPPEEAAKRLVALANEWGGPDNVSAVVVRIPEELPQGGRPYALPLEAAGGAPVRLKLGEEPEELPTQVLEPERPRGRLNWRDALLVLLWVVVVVYILLGYFKRP; encoded by the coding sequence GTGTCCAGCCTGGCCTTCGCCCTGGAAACCCATCCCGGCCTCAAGCGTCCCAAGAACGAGGACGCCGTGGGCCACGCCCTCACCCCTTGGGGTGGGGTCTTCGTGGTGGCGGACGGGATGGGGGGGCACCGCACGGGGGAGGTGGCGGCCAGGCTGGCCGTGGAGATGATCCTGGAGAACCTCTGCAATGCGGACCCAAGCCCCAGGGCCCTGCTTCAAGCCTTGGAAAAGGCCAACGAGCGCATTTATCAAGAGGCGCAACGCCCTGAGAACCGGGGCATGGGCACCACCGCCACCTGCCTTCTCCTGGATTTGCCCTATGCCCTGATCGCCCACGTGGGGGATTCCAGGGCCTATCTCCTAAGGAAAGGGGAGCTCACCCTCCTCACCGAGGACCACTCCTGGGTGGCGGAAAGGGTGCGCCAGGGGCTCCTAAGGCCCGAGGAGGCCAAGACCCACCGCTGGCGCAACGTGATCACCAATGCCCTAGGCTCTTTCCCCCAGGCCCGGGTGGACCTCATGGGGCTTAAGCTTGAACCCGGGGACGTGTTTTTGTTGTGTAGCGACGGCCTTTCGGGAGTTTTGGAGGACCGCACCCTCGGAGAAGTTCTAAAGAGTTTTCCTCCCGAAGAGGCGGCCAAGCGCTTGGTGGCCTTGGCCAACGAATGGGGGGGGCCGGATAACGTGAGCGCCGTAGTGGTGCGCATCCCCGAGGAGCTTCCCCAGGGGGGTCGACCTTATGCCCTGCCCCTGGAGGCGGCGGGGGGTGCCCCGGTGCGCCTCAAGCTGGGGGAGGAGCCCGAGGAACTCCCCACCCAGGTCCTGGAACCGGAGCGCCCCCGGGGGCGCTTGAACTGGCGGGACGCCCTTTTGGTGCTCCTATGGGTGGTGGTGGTGGTCTACATCCTCCTGGGCTACTTCAAAAGGCCCTAG